Genomic window ([Empedobacter] haloabium):
AAGGCTCGAGAAAAATAAGGTTCCCGGGCGGAAATATGCCTATAATTGAGTCTTGCCAGACGGAAATCCGACGGCTTGCCCGGCGTGAGCTGCAATGGAAAGCAAACGCGCCCGAACTTCTCTGAATGACGAGGTTGTAAATATATGAACGTATCCATCCGCTCGGTCAGCGCTGCTGTTCTACTCGCCTGTGCCGTAAGCAGCCCAGCCCGCGCCGATTGGGCACAATCGACCGAGGTGCTCGCGGTCACGCCGACCCCAAGCAATCTGCGCGTCCAGGCACAGAATCCCCCGACGTTTGCGTGGTCGCGTTATAGCGCAACCGCGCCGGTTTCGTACGTGATCGAAGTCCGTACGGGCACCACGGTTTACAAGACGTTCACTTCCGACCGCAACTGGTACCTGCCTTCGCAGGCGCTGCCGGAAGGCACTTATACGTGGCGTGTGCGTCCGGCCACCTCGACCGACTGGTCGGCCGAACGCAGTTTCGTGATCACGGCGGCTTCGGTAAAGTTCGAGGTGCCGGAAGACGCGACGATCATCGCCAACCTGAAGAACAAGGCGCGTCCGCGCGGCCTGCAGACCGGCCTGCCTGTGTACAGCGCGTGGCCGGCGGACCTGCGCGCCGAGCGCGGCCAGTACATGACGTGGATGATCAACGAGGTGGTCCGCCTGATGACGGAACTGGCGCCTGTCAGCGATGCCAACTGGCCGCTGAAGACGGGTACCGTGCAAACGGCCGAGAACGCGGCCCAGAACTCGCTGGTGCGTTCGCAGATCAACAAGACCACGCGCCAGCTGGAAGCTTCGGCGCTGCTGTACCGCCTGACCAAGGAAACGCGTTACCTGACCGAGGCAGTGCGCCGCGGTGATGAGCTGGCCGCCCTCGACCCGACCGGACCGACGTCCTATGTCAACCAGGACCAGGCGGCGCGGCAGATCACGACCGGCCTGATGAAGGCGATCGACCTGCTGGCCGGCGACCTGGACGAGACGCGCCGCAGCCGCTGGCTGGGCATCGTTACCGTACGGGGCAACGAGATTTACACCCAGCTGCAAAAGGGCGGTGCGCGCCTAGACCAGTATCCGTTCGAATCGCACGCGGTGACCAATATCGGCTTCCTGGCCCTGATCTCGGCCCTGGGCGTGGGTGAGATTCCCGACGCCGAAAAATGGTTCAAGTTCTGCTTCCGTTACTACGTGAGCTCGCTGAGCCCATGGAGCGGTGCCGAGGGCGGCTTCGCCAACGGTACGGCGTACGCGGAGTATGCGCTGGACTACAACATCCAGATCTGGCAGCAGCTGGGCCGCGCCACCGGTGTCGACCTGTTCAAGAAGCCATGGTCGGCCGGCTTCCTGCGCTTCTTCCAGCAGTTCGTGCCGCCTGGTTCGAAGACGCACCTGTTCGGCGACGGCCAGGAAACGGCACCGGTGCTGAAGTTCATGAAAGCCTTCGCACTGCGCTTCGCGACGCCGGAGGCGGCCTGGTATGCCAACAACCTGTCCGGTAACGAGGATCCACTGAGCTATCTGCAGGGCCCGTATCCGATGCCGGCTCGTACTGTCGCGACGCCGAAACCACCGCCAAATGCGGCGCTGTTCGGCACCATCGGCTGGGCGGCATTCCATAGCGATATGGCCGACGCGAACCGCACGTCCGTGTACTTCAAGTCGAGCCCCTACGGGTCGTTCAACCACAGCCACGGCGACCAGAACGGTTTCGTGCTGAAGAAGGGCGCCACGCCGCTGATCGTTGCCGCGGGCTGGTACGACTGGTACGACTCGCCGCTGTGGAACAACTGGTATCGCCAGACCAAGGCTGCCAATGGCATCACGTACAACGGCGGCATCGGCCAGAACGTCACCGGCTATGCCGAGACGATGGCGCGCAACGGTCGCATCATTTCGTACTCGAGCTCGCCTCGGATGGAGTACGTGGCGGGCGACGCGACGCCAGCCTACGCCGGCGCGCTGTCGAACGCGATCCGCCGCCTGTGGTACTTGCGTGCCAGCGACGTGGTCGTGATCCACGACAAACTGTCGTCGAGCACTGCCAAGACGTTCGAGTGGAATATGCATGCCCAGGCGCCGATCACCGTGTCTGGCAACAACCTGACGGTGACGAAGGATGGTAAGAGTGTCTGCATCCGCCCGATCCTGACGAGCAACCTGCGCTTCGAGAAGCGTGCGGGTTCGACGCCGATGGCTGGCATCTACGAAGAACACGGCACTTACGTGAAAACGGTGGCTGCCACGTCCGACGAGTTCCTGGTCGTGCTGGACGTGGGCTGCAAGAACACGCCGATCACGTGGAGCGACACCAGCAGCGGCCGCGTGTTGACCGTCGGCCGCGATTCGATGACGATTCCGCGCTGAGTCAGACGACACCGCTCGAAAAGCCAACCGCCACGGCGGTTGGCTTTTTTTTTGGGCGGCGCTGTTCGCGCTGGGGGGTGGAACTTGCGTTCCGCCAGAGCCAGCACAGTCGACACAGCCGGTAAGGCTGCGTGCAGGGCGTCTGGCCCGGCCTCGGCCCTCCCGCCATGGCTGACGTCCAGCCGGGTTGCGGACTTCCCAGGGCGTTGACCGGACATCGCTGCGCCCGCCTTGAATCGCCCTGCATAGAGATACCGCTCTGTACCCTCCGGGTGGAGCGCGCGAAAGTGCCGC
Coding sequences:
- a CDS encoding DUF4962 domain-containing protein, coding for MIEVRTGTTVYKTFTSDRNWYLPSQALPEGTYTWRVRPATSTDWSAERSFVITAASVKFEVPEDATIIANLKNKARPRGLQTGLPVYSAWPADLRAERGQYMTWMINEVVRLMTELAPVSDANWPLKTGTVQTAENAAQNSLVRSQINKTTRQLEASALLYRLTKETRYLTEAVRRGDELAALDPTGPTSYVNQDQAARQITTGLMKAIDLLAGDLDETRRSRWLGIVTVRGNEIYTQLQKGGARLDQYPFESHAVTNIGFLALISALGVGEIPDAEKWFKFCFRYYVSSLSPWSGAEGGFANGTAYAEYALDYNIQIWQQLGRATGVDLFKKPWSAGFLRFFQQFVPPGSKTHLFGDGQETAPVLKFMKAFALRFATPEAAWYANNLSGNEDPLSYLQGPYPMPARTVATPKPPPNAALFGTIGWAAFHSDMADANRTSVYFKSSPYGSFNHSHGDQNGFVLKKGATPLIVAAGWYDWYDSPLWNNWYRQTKAANGITYNGGIGQNVTGYAETMARNGRIISYSSSPRMEYVAGDATPAYAGALSNAIRRLWYLRASDVVVIHDKLSSSTAKTFEWNMHAQAPITVSGNNLTVTKDGKSVCIRPILTSNLRFEKRAGSTPMAGIYEEHGTYVKTVAATSDEFLVVLDVGCKNTPITWSDTSSGRVLTVGRDSMTIPR